A genomic window from Cricetulus griseus strain 17A/GY chromosome 4, alternate assembly CriGri-PICRH-1.0, whole genome shotgun sequence includes:
- the Apoa5 gene encoding apolipoprotein A-V — translation MVSMAAVITWALALLSVFATTQARKGFWDYFRQSSRDKDMMGQQQKLAQENMKNSFEQDLYNMNNLLEKLSPSSVPGKEPPQLAQDPEGMRKQLQHELEEVRARLEPYMAAKHELVGWNLEGLRQQLKPYTVELMEQVGLSVQELQEQLRLVGEDTKAQLLGGMDEALSLLQEMQNRVMHHTDRVKKLFHPYAERLVTGIGHHVQELHRSVAPHAAASPARLSRCVQTLSNKLTLKAKDLHTSIQRNLDQLREELSAFVGASVDGAEDGVSPDPQALSEEVRQRLQAFRHDTFIQIAAFTRAIDQETEEVQQQLAPPPPGHSAFAPELGHSDSNKALSRLQSRLDDLWEDISYSLHDQGHSQLREP, via the exons ATGGTAAGCATGGCTGCTGTCATCACTTGGGCCCTGGCCCTCCTCTCAG TGTTTGCAACCACTCAGGCACGGAAGGGCTTCTGGGACTACTTCCGCCAGAGCAGCCGGGACAAAGACATGATGGGCCAACAGCAGAAGCTGGCACAGGA gaacATGAAAAATAGCTTCGAGCAGGACCTCTACAATATGAACAATTTGCTAGAAAAGCTAAGCCCCTCGAGTGTTCCGGGGAAAGAGCCTCCCCAGCTGGCACAGGATCCAGAAGGCATGAGGAAGCAGTTGCAGCACGAGCTGGAGGAGGTGAGAGCTCGCCTGGAGCCCTACATGGCTGCAAAGCACGAGCTGGTAGGCTGGAACTTGGAGGGCTTGAGGCAGCAGCTGAAGCCCTACACGGTGGAGCTGATGGAGCAGGTGGGCCTGAGTGTGCAGGAGCTGCAAGAGCAGTTGCGTCTGGTGGGAGAGGACACCAAGGCCCAGCTGCTGGGGGGCATGGATGAGGCGCTGAGCCTGCTGCAGGAAATGCAAAATCGAGTGATGCATCACACAGACCGGGTCAAAAAACTCTTCCACCCTTACGCAGAGCGCTTGGTGACTGGCATTGGGCACCATGTGCAGGAGCTGCACCGTAGTGTCGCTCCTCACGCGGCTGCCAGCCCCGCGCGACTCAGTCGCTGTGTGCAGACCCTGTCCAACAAACTCACACTTAAGGCAAAGGACCTGCACACCAGCATCCAGCGCAACCTGGACCAGCTGCGCGAGGAGCTCAGTGCTTTCGTTGGTGCCAGCGTAGATGGGGCAGAGGATGGAGTCTCCCCGGACCCGCAGGCTCTCTCTGAGGAGGTCCGCCAGCGACTTCAGGCTTTTCGACACGACACCTTTATACAGATCGCAGCATTCACTCGCGCCATTgaccaggagacagaggaagtcCAGCAACAGCTAGCACCTCCTCCTCCTGGCCACAGCGCCTTCGCTCCCGAGTTGGGACACTCAGACAGTAACAAGGCCCTGAGCAGACTGCAGAGCCGACTGGATGACCTGTGGGAAGATATTAGCTATAGCCTTCATGACCAGGGTCATAGCCAGCTGAGAGAGCCCTGA